GAGGACTGTTCATGAAGCGGTGCGCGTTGTTGGTGGGCGTGAATGAGTACAAAGGCCTGAACCCGCTGCAGTATGCGCGTCAGGACGCGGAATCGTTCGCCGAGATGCTTCAAAGGTGCTGCGGCTTCGAGGAACACGAAATAACACTGATGACCTGTCAGGCGACGGGCGCCACGTGCGCGTTTTCCCGATTCGTGGAACACGCGTTGACGGACCTGACGGAACGGCGCGACCTGGACCTGCTGGTCTTTGGCTTCTGGGGCCACGGTTTCGCGCCGGAGCCGGGGAAGCGGTACTTGTGCGGGATCGACACGCTGGAGAACGACCTGGACCGCACGGCGGTGCCGCTGGACATCGTGCGCGCGAAACTGGCGCAGGCGGGCGCGCGGGACACGCTGCTGGTGCTGGACTGCTGCCAGAACCGGCCGGCGGGCCGGGGCGCGGCCGCGGCGGCGCTGGAACGGGGCGCGGAAGG
The nucleotide sequence above comes from Candidatus Hydrogenedentota bacterium. Encoded proteins:
- a CDS encoding caspase family protein codes for the protein MKRCALLVGVNEYKGLNPLQYARQDAESFAEMLQRCCGFEEHEITLMTCQATGATCAFSRFVEHALTDLTERRDLDLLVFGFWGHGFAPEPGKRYLCGIDTLENDLDRTAVPLDIVRAKLAQAGARDTLLVLDCCQNRPAGRGAAAAALERGAEG